A single Myxocyprinus asiaticus isolate MX2 ecotype Aquarium Trade chromosome 50, UBuf_Myxa_2, whole genome shotgun sequence DNA region contains:
- the prkar2ab gene encoding protein kinase, cAMP-dependent, regulatory, type II, alpha, B, protein MSVEVPVGLTDLLKGYTLEVLKQRPADLLEFAVQYFTCLREQRSSTRSCSRSPVTRAVAFDQDSAQTDSGDEDEEEDDDFPEDFTFKPPPPSKNNRRVSVCAEAYNPDEDEDDASDSRVVHPKTDQQRHRLQEACKDILLFKTLEQDQFNEVLDSMFEVLVKPQECIINQGDDGDNFYVIERGVYDIVIQKDGVSRCVGHYDNKGSFGELALMYNTPRAATIMSTQEGALWALDRATFHRLIVKNNAKKRKMYESFIESVPLLKSLQLSERMKIVDVLGMKSFKNGDQIIRQGDEADCFYIVESGEVKIMMRSKTRAGQRSNEEVEIARCTRGQYFGELALVTNKPRAASVYASGETRCLVIDVQAFERLLGSCKEILQRNISHYEHQLVALFGSSDDLKH, encoded by the exons ATGAGTGTGGAGGTTCCGGTGGGTCTCACTGACCTGCTGAAGGGTTACACACTGGAGGTTCTGAAGCAGAGACCCGCAGATCTGCTGGAGTTCGCCGTTCAGTACTTCACCTGTCTGAGGGAACAGCGGAGCTCCACCCGCAGCTGCAGCCGGTCTCCGGTGACCCGAGCGGTGGCCTTCGACCAAGATTCTGCCCAGACAGACTCCGGCGACGAGGATGAGGAGgaagatgatgattttccagaggATTTCACCTTCAAAC CACCTCCTCCCAGTAAAAACAACAGACGAGTATCAG TGTGCGCAGAAGCCTATAACCctgatgaagatgaagatgatgCTTCTGATTCAAGGGTCGTTCACCCCAAAACTGACCAGCAACGGCACCGACTACAGGAAGCGTGCAAAGACATACTGCTGTTCAAAACACTGGAGCAG GATCAGTTTAATGAGGTGTTAGACAGCATGTTTGAGGTGCTGGTGAAACCACAAGAGTGTATCATAAATCAAGGGGATGATGGGGATAATTTCTATGTGATTGAGAG gGGTGTGTATGATATTGTGATACAGAAGGATGGTGTCAGTCGCTGTGTGGGTCACTATGATAACAAAGGCAGTTTTGGTGAACTCGCTCTCATGTACAACACACCGCGAGCGGCCACGATCATGTCCACACAGGAAGGGGCGCTGTGGGCTCTG GACAGGGCAACTTTCCACAGACTCATCGTGAAAAATAATGCCAAAAAGAGGAAAATGTACGAGAGTTTCATAGAGAGCGTGCCGTTACTGAAATCTCTCCAG ctaTCGGAGAGAATGAAAATTGTTGATGTTTTGGGAATGAAATCCTTCAAAAACGGAGATCAGATTATAAGACAG GGTGATGAAGCGGACTGCTTTTATATTGTGGAGTCTGGAGAAGTTAAAATCATGATGAGAAGCAAA ACTCGAGCAGGTCAGAGGTCAAACGAGGAGGTGGAGATTGCCCGCTGCACTAGAGGACAGTATTTTGGAGAGTTGGCGCTGGTTACAAATAAACCTAGAGCTGCGTCTGTGTACGCATCAGGAGAGACGAGGTGTTTAG tgattGATGTGCAGGCGTTTGAGCGTCTGTTGGGTTCCTGTAAGGAGATTCTGCAGAGGAACATCTCACACTATGAGCATCAGCTGGTCGCTCTGTTCGGATCCAGTGATGATCTCAAACACTGA
- the LOC127439104 gene encoding NCK-interacting protein with SH3 domain-like isoform X1 yields the protein MMYRSLFAFNSAERNALHFPAGESFIILERSSAHWWLATRCSSGETGYIPATYIEKIPAPKHDEVLQSIDRAIEAIHNVAMTNRGKYNLEQRDVLQKLIHHRKETLSRRSPTASNRKQKLPSSSSDVSLSRTSQPPNGLNRTYSCQSNEPVSESCAGAPGLYQVPPHPRRAAPVTPPEKHREPRRNDPEVPTRVSSSSPAPNAASAAAIGPTLSVSSASLDSGSSHSVISSDVSLPSVSSTPPPVPKRGKAPPPPLPDHSPSPQQDLSKKDPAPLSITSQAPPPPLADQSPSPDVSKKPAPQPISSQPASEQQSEVEFPLAPPPISLSPSHSAGVPMTIGAELIELVRKNTGLSYDLSRVAVGVVVGHLQSALPTATSDLEQVLLSLVESKDSSSALPLGQVCHDEQRLQVIFGDLAHHRDDSQQRSWALYEDHALIVCYLEELLQILTDADPEVCKKMCRVNEFEPVQSLVSYYQMEHRVSLRLLLLKVFGAMCGLDAALISTLLNSVLTMELARDLQNDTHEHEKICYSALLLAMIFSMGEQIPLHHYDHLNSSFLEFLLDVIEDGLPSDPTEQLPDLFINLLLAFNLHLSAPDSNMVMQALIKRHNVKILTEKMLLLLNRGEDPVCVFNHAPAAPHAVLKFLQDVFVSRDTANIFYHSDLMVMIDIAVRQISDLSPGDRMRMEYLSLMLAIMRSTDYLQHQHRLPDLQAALHRILGEEDEDEGSSIQMDKLIVQQIYKEFPHICRN from the exons ATGATGTATCGCTCTCTATTCGCCTTCAATTCTGCGGAGCGGAACGCACTGCACTTCCCCGCGGGAGAATCTTTTATCATTCTCGAGCGCAGCAGCGCGCACTGGTGGCTCGCGACGCGCTGCAGCTCCGGCGAGACCGGATACATCCCTGCGACGTATATAGAGAAAATACCG GCTCCTAAGCATGACGAGGTTCTGCAGTCAATTGATCGAGCCATTGAAGCCATTCACAATGTGGCCATGACGAACAGAGGCAAATACAACCTGGAGCAGAGAGATGTTCTGCA GAAGTTGATCCATCACAGGAAGGAGACTCTGTCTCGCAGAAGTCCCACTGCATCCAATCGAAAGCAGAAACTCCCATCATCCTCTAGTGATGTGTCATTGAGCCGAACATCGCAGCCACCCAATGGCCTGAACCGAACCTACAGCTGCCAGAGCAATGAGCCCGTCTCAGAGAGCTGCGCTGGTGCTCCTGGACTCTATCAG GTTCCTCCTCATCCTCGTCGAGCGGCACCTGTGACGCCACCAGAGAAACACAGAGAGCCACGACGCAACG ATCCAGAGGTGCCAACTAGAGTGTCCTCCTCAAGCCCCGCCCCCAATGCAGCGTCAGCTGCTGCTATTGGACCCACTCTGTCGGTTAGCTCCGCCTCCTTAGACTCTGGCTCCTCCCACTCTGTGATCTCCTCAGATGTCAGTCTTCCCAGTGTTAGCAGCACTCCGCCCCCAGTGCCAAAACGAGGCAAGGCTCCGCCCCCTCCCCTGCCTGACCACTCCCCATCCCCCCAGCAAGACCTTTCTAAGAAGGACCCGGCCCCTCTGTCAATCACTTCACAGGCTCCACCTCCTCCCCTGGCTGACCAGTCACCTTCTCCAGATGTTTCTAAGAAGCCAGCACCTCAGCCAATCAGTTCACAGCCTGCCTCTGAGCAACAATCAGAAGTAGAGTTTCCATTGGCTCCACCCCCCATTTCTCTCAGCCCCTCCCACTCTGCGGGCGTGCCCATGACGATTGGAGCAGAACTGATCGAACTGGTGAGGAAAAACACAGGCCTTAGTTACGACCTTTCTCGTGTCGCCGTGGGCGTCGTCGTGGGACACCTGCAGAGCGCTTTACCGACAGCAACGTCTGACCTGGAGCAAGTGCTGCTGTCATTAGTGGAGAGTAAG gattcGAGCTCGGCGCTGCCACTCGGGCAGGTGTGTCATGACGAGCAGCGGCTGCAGGTGATCTTTGGTGATTTGGCGCATCACCGTGACGACTCTCAGCAGCGCAGCTGGGCTCTTTATGAAGATCACGCGCTCATCGTATGTTACCTGGAGGAATTACTGCAGATActg ACGGACGCAGATCCCGAGGTGTGTAAGAAGATGTGTCGTGTGAACGAGTTTGAGCCGGTTCAGTCGCTGGTGTCGTATTATCAGATG GAGCATCGTGTGTCACTGCGTCTGCTGCTGTTGAAGGTGTTTGGTGCGATGTGCGGTCTGGACGCAGCGCTCATCTCCACTCTACTGAACTCAGTGTTGACCATGGAGCTGGCGCGAGACCTGCAGAACGACACACACG aacaTGAGAAGATATGTTACAGCGCGCTGCTGCTGGCGATGATCTTCAGCATGGGTGAACAGATCCCGCTGCATCACTACG ATCATCTGAACAGCAGTTTTCTTGAGTTTCTACTGGACGTGATTGAAGACGGTTTGCCCTCTGACCCCACCGAGCAGCTGCCCGACCTCTTCATTAACCTGCTGTTGGCATTCAACCTACACCTGagcg cacCAGACAGTAATATGGTGATGCAGGCGCTGATCAAGAGACACAATGTGAAGATTCTCACTGAGAAGATGTTATTACTGCTCAACAGAGGAG aggATCCCGTGTGTGTGTTCAATCACGCTCCCGCCGCGCCGCACGCTGTGCTCAAGTTCCTGCAGGACGTGTTCGTGAGTCGAGACACGGCAAATATTTTCTACCACTCGGATCTGATGGTGATGATCGACATTGCAGTGAGACAGATTTCAGACCTGTCGCCTGGTGATAGA atGCGTATGGAGTATCTGTCTCTGATGCTCGCCATCATGCGCTCCACCGATTATCTGCAGCATCAGCATCGACTGCCGGACCTGCAGGCGGCGCTGCACAGAATTCTGGGTGAGGAAGACGAGGACGAAGGTTCGAGCATACAGATGGACAAACTGATCGTACAGCAGATCTATAAAGAGTTCCCTCACATCTGTAGAAACTGA
- the LOC127439104 gene encoding NCK-interacting protein with SH3 domain-like isoform X2 yields MTNRGKYNLEQRDVLQKLIHHRKETLSRRSPTASNRKQKLPSSSSDVSLSRTSQPPNGLNRTYSCQSNEPVSESCAGAPGLYQVPPHPRRAAPVTPPEKHREPRRNDPEVPTRVSSSSPAPNAASAAAIGPTLSVSSASLDSGSSHSVISSDVSLPSVSSTPPPVPKRGKAPPPPLPDHSPSPQQDLSKKDPAPLSITSQAPPPPLADQSPSPDVSKKPAPQPISSQPASEQQSEVEFPLAPPPISLSPSHSAGVPMTIGAELIELVRKNTGLSYDLSRVAVGVVVGHLQSALPTATSDLEQVLLSLVESKDSSSALPLGQVCHDEQRLQVIFGDLAHHRDDSQQRSWALYEDHALIVCYLEELLQILTDADPEVCKKMCRVNEFEPVQSLVSYYQMEHRVSLRLLLLKVFGAMCGLDAALISTLLNSVLTMELARDLQNDTHEHEKICYSALLLAMIFSMGEQIPLHHYDHLNSSFLEFLLDVIEDGLPSDPTEQLPDLFINLLLAFNLHLSAPDSNMVMQALIKRHNVKILTEKMLLLLNRGEDPVCVFNHAPAAPHAVLKFLQDVFVSRDTANIFYHSDLMVMIDIAVRQISDLSPGDRMRMEYLSLMLAIMRSTDYLQHQHRLPDLQAALHRILGEEDEDEGSSIQMDKLIVQQIYKEFPHICRN; encoded by the exons ATGACGAACAGAGGCAAATACAACCTGGAGCAGAGAGATGTTCTGCA GAAGTTGATCCATCACAGGAAGGAGACTCTGTCTCGCAGAAGTCCCACTGCATCCAATCGAAAGCAGAAACTCCCATCATCCTCTAGTGATGTGTCATTGAGCCGAACATCGCAGCCACCCAATGGCCTGAACCGAACCTACAGCTGCCAGAGCAATGAGCCCGTCTCAGAGAGCTGCGCTGGTGCTCCTGGACTCTATCAG GTTCCTCCTCATCCTCGTCGAGCGGCACCTGTGACGCCACCAGAGAAACACAGAGAGCCACGACGCAACG ATCCAGAGGTGCCAACTAGAGTGTCCTCCTCAAGCCCCGCCCCCAATGCAGCGTCAGCTGCTGCTATTGGACCCACTCTGTCGGTTAGCTCCGCCTCCTTAGACTCTGGCTCCTCCCACTCTGTGATCTCCTCAGATGTCAGTCTTCCCAGTGTTAGCAGCACTCCGCCCCCAGTGCCAAAACGAGGCAAGGCTCCGCCCCCTCCCCTGCCTGACCACTCCCCATCCCCCCAGCAAGACCTTTCTAAGAAGGACCCGGCCCCTCTGTCAATCACTTCACAGGCTCCACCTCCTCCCCTGGCTGACCAGTCACCTTCTCCAGATGTTTCTAAGAAGCCAGCACCTCAGCCAATCAGTTCACAGCCTGCCTCTGAGCAACAATCAGAAGTAGAGTTTCCATTGGCTCCACCCCCCATTTCTCTCAGCCCCTCCCACTCTGCGGGCGTGCCCATGACGATTGGAGCAGAACTGATCGAACTGGTGAGGAAAAACACAGGCCTTAGTTACGACCTTTCTCGTGTCGCCGTGGGCGTCGTCGTGGGACACCTGCAGAGCGCTTTACCGACAGCAACGTCTGACCTGGAGCAAGTGCTGCTGTCATTAGTGGAGAGTAAG gattcGAGCTCGGCGCTGCCACTCGGGCAGGTGTGTCATGACGAGCAGCGGCTGCAGGTGATCTTTGGTGATTTGGCGCATCACCGTGACGACTCTCAGCAGCGCAGCTGGGCTCTTTATGAAGATCACGCGCTCATCGTATGTTACCTGGAGGAATTACTGCAGATActg ACGGACGCAGATCCCGAGGTGTGTAAGAAGATGTGTCGTGTGAACGAGTTTGAGCCGGTTCAGTCGCTGGTGTCGTATTATCAGATG GAGCATCGTGTGTCACTGCGTCTGCTGCTGTTGAAGGTGTTTGGTGCGATGTGCGGTCTGGACGCAGCGCTCATCTCCACTCTACTGAACTCAGTGTTGACCATGGAGCTGGCGCGAGACCTGCAGAACGACACACACG aacaTGAGAAGATATGTTACAGCGCGCTGCTGCTGGCGATGATCTTCAGCATGGGTGAACAGATCCCGCTGCATCACTACG ATCATCTGAACAGCAGTTTTCTTGAGTTTCTACTGGACGTGATTGAAGACGGTTTGCCCTCTGACCCCACCGAGCAGCTGCCCGACCTCTTCATTAACCTGCTGTTGGCATTCAACCTACACCTGagcg cacCAGACAGTAATATGGTGATGCAGGCGCTGATCAAGAGACACAATGTGAAGATTCTCACTGAGAAGATGTTATTACTGCTCAACAGAGGAG aggATCCCGTGTGTGTGTTCAATCACGCTCCCGCCGCGCCGCACGCTGTGCTCAAGTTCCTGCAGGACGTGTTCGTGAGTCGAGACACGGCAAATATTTTCTACCACTCGGATCTGATGGTGATGATCGACATTGCAGTGAGACAGATTTCAGACCTGTCGCCTGGTGATAGA atGCGTATGGAGTATCTGTCTCTGATGCTCGCCATCATGCGCTCCACCGATTATCTGCAGCATCAGCATCGACTGCCGGACCTGCAGGCGGCGCTGCACAGAATTCTGGGTGAGGAAGACGAGGACGAAGGTTCGAGCATACAGATGGACAAACTGATCGTACAGCAGATCTATAAAGAGTTCCCTCACATCTGTAGAAACTGA